In Danio aesculapii chromosome 8, fDanAes4.1, whole genome shotgun sequence, the genomic stretch cattttttttagccATTTTGTGTTactattttggttttatttattaaaatttttggttTTGCAATGCTTTTTTTTAACTTAAGTTCTTTGTCTAgacactttttaacatttttaattattttaagttaatcagatgttttaatatttattatttcagctTAATAGTatggttttaatttattatttaattaaattcataatttaagagtttttttttgtaattttaatacttATATCTGGGGCAACATTTCAAATTGATTTGGTTCTACATTTTCAtcagtttttgtaataaataaagatttatattcaattaatttttatttctatagcacttttattaTGTAGacagtgtcaaagcagcttaacatagaagttctagtaaattgaaactgcatcagtccagttttcatagtTAAAGCTCAGTTTTCCGTTCAGTGTCATTTATATATCATCTTATGattatacagtatagaatatgtaatgtatttaaaatgtctttatttttagttttcatttaaatgtgtaaattattttatgtgcttttgccgtttttttatagtatttataataaatgttagaataaatttacatattacatacatattttGTTAAGAATTTGATATAAAGgttttattaatgtgtattactacactgtagaaaatcctggttgccttaaattaagCTGAATCTAATTAACCTATGAGTCCATTAACCTTACAGTGCtgcttagcataattgagtataccccattttgaaaatgaatatctcagtgaatataggtaatgtattCTGGTCTATTTTaacgaaacagatttattaaacagatatatttattaaaataatattttagtcaccaaacatatttagaaattgaaggataatacaattacatttaagcaaaataatgcaaaataaattacaacttacaaaattttaactaaatttttctttttttttttttgcttctcttgatttttcctcttaaatttgtatttaatatttgtctATAACATATAactttggctgtactagtttttggaccattatcgtaagttattttgttagatgagctccagatttggcttcagtactgactaatataatgtatatgcacaaatataactttgtagcttcctattaaaaatattaatttaaaacttaATTTGTGAGGGGTGCTAtataaatgctgagcactgtatattatgttaaactgacctgAAACAACTTGTATAACTTATAAAATtgagttagaacatgattaacttagtttaataagttacaatgaactaaaacatgttgtcatgactaattgatcataaaatattttagtgtatatttttatgtttttaaaaatactaaGAATTAAGTTTAATTCATTGcagatttagtttttagtttCTCATTCAGCTGATCAACAAAGCCACATTTCTAATGTTCATTTAGtatgttattaatgtaaaatatttattttattgaatatttactTCATTTATGAAAACCTTTTAACCATTTTAGAAGTCAAGGCAAAATATCTATCTTATTATTTGATATCAAATTCATATAAatttcaaacaaattaaaataatttctataTCAAACATTTGATATTTTTGTGCTTTATTGCATCTTCATTTTAGTTAACAATAAATTTTTacgtatacactgtaaaaaatatctgtaaattgacagtttactacggagacccggaaaagacgtgatggtggggaaaaatggatggaagaaaaaaaaaacagtgataggaaaatagttttttttctatttttttttttttttttaagtttttgcgttccctcgcaatgatgttttgcgttatctcgcaaagatgtttttccacaaacactttctgttcacttcatacatgtcaaccctccagtttttgccgggattctcctgtattttactattctctatcatcctatcattaagtattttcccatatttctcgtGTATTTGTaaagcacgctgaaattaatataaaaatatctgcattcactttctttccattaaagctgtgcgtcgatcatcgcccttcatatgcaacATCTGAATTAGCGAATGCATGTATACGGACgcgctccgtatgataaactgatcccagatcagcttctgtacaacgcaaaaactttatatatatatatatatatatatatatatatatatatatatatatatatatatatatatatatatatatatatatatatatatatatctcattttTTTCCCTTTAATCCATTTtccccccaccatcacgtcccttccgggtctccgtagttTTCCATGGGGGGCTGCGTGATCGCTAAATGACctgcaaatattattttaaaacagcataaactaatatatttttgCAGCACAAACGGCTGAGACTATTTGCTGATGTTTTGTGTTGGGTGGGGGCCAACTTTACTgaagcttttgaattgcattatgggactttgatctttcctccaacatcCTTTCGATGTtgaaatgttggaaaaaaaatacttttattgacattttgtattttattgagaACAGTTTGAAGTGATGTatcgtctgggttggtgttgtatattgcaCCGCAGTACAAAAACATGGTAATGATGTATGGCcagtattttttgtaatttcacagacttatttctctctatattatttattatacatgatattatttcaaactactaaaatgtcaacagtcactttgttaaactttagtttagttgaattttcaacaataaaagtcgacagagcagagataaatctcctataatgcaattcacaacataAATAAACACTTACGGAACCTGTttgtttacagatatttttacagtgtagtttcatGTAAGTTTTAACAACCCCTGGCTCATATATACACTAGTTTGTATGTATTACCTGAGCATCTCCTGATCTTTGTCCTGCTCTCGGTCTGGAATCCTGTTGGCTGCGGTTGCGAGTCCGGCCTGCACAAGTCTCTCCTGCTTGTAGCGGTTGAGCAGAGCCTGAGTGAGCTGAGGATCTAGAAGACCCTGCCATGAAGCCTGTGGTTTGGCCATGCTCACAGCCTGCTCCGTCTCATCATAATCAGGAGGATATGGGCCCTGAAAATCCCCCCCGTCTTCCTCCTGGTCCCCAGCTCTGCCCTGTCCGGTGCCCTGTGCCTCGTTGAGGAGCCGCAGCATTGAAGCCAAATAAGCTGCCTCCTGTTCCCGCCTCTGATCACTTTCCACCAGCCGCTGGAGGGCTTGTCCCAAACCCTGAGCTCTTAGGACGTCTGGCGGGTAGTACAAGTCATTGCTGCGGCTCTTGTAGTCAGCGGAGGGGTAGGAGATCATCTGGGCCTCATAGGGCACCGAATCGCGCAGCTCTCTGCGGAGACGAACTGGAACGTCATAACTGCGAATGCCTCCATGCATGGCGGACAGAGGCTGAGGGATACAGAGAAACCACACAGATGAGTGGTGTAAGTCAATTCAGCTTTGTAGACACATCTAGGTTATTAAGGTTATGCCTAGGGCTGCGTGATATTGCAAAAAACTGACATTAAGATGTTtcatttttctgcaatatatttatatttatacaacagttctgtctggttcttgaatctgattggctgatagccgtgtgatattctgccagtatcagcactcgtccagccccttcacccttcacccttgtgtattactctacCCACATatagcaacaagcagaggacactttaGTTTGACAACGGCTTTATAGTggagaatgcagttgtttagattgcaactatgcagtttatttataaggattgtgcctatttttaaatatttataattctgaGAGACACCGCGTCGCCGGCCATTAGTCTGTCATCGagcagaccaaagacggttgaccatgtccatccacaagatggcgacagagaccgcataataagcccttacgGAGCGGGGAAAACCcagtgtaattttaaactacagctgatcaaatcaataTAAAACTGGTAACTTtccaagtcgatctctctcttttgtatgtcgTAGTGtatttttactatagtaattgtagtgtgttgagtgtgagatgggacatatcttaaagtcttaaaaccgGAGATGACCATCTGTTTCTattgagtctcctgtttttgttactgcagactagttcagtaaacagaaagacagaagaaatgcctgcatgtgtttagcgtttttccttatcgcaaacacaacagtaatctggtagtgtttatgttgctttggctttttcggggttaattattgtgatctcccgattgcaacagaatttctgggaaatctctgtagactgatggcattccttataatcttaaagtgtgagcataaatcacctgttttgtcataactttagacattacgctagagaatcattcaaacactagctctaaagtgatatTGGTGAAGTAGCAGCAACGGtccctgctgttctgacgtcagctgcagatgaaaatagatgtttaattttcttttttctatacACGATTATGCAGTCAAACTGTGGgattaatgcaatatcacactcagtgcgatgtggctgtatatcgtcactggtgggacactaaggcactcagcctcgAGCTAAAGAACGCCTttcaccagtgccgatatacagccacattgcactgcgacgagtgtgatattgctcatatatatatgatatatatacattgatagatagatagatagatagatagatagatcatatTAATAtgatttcagcagatgactttaACAGCTCAATTCGGAATGAATTCATTGGGATTGGAATGATTTTCAGATAATCTGTGTAAAGCTAGTCTTTTACGGTTTTCTGGAGTCTAATTGTATTCAGGATCAGAAATgaattaatcaaatgtaaataaagagCACTGTAcagtctttattgtataaatatattacaatcaATCTTTGATAAAACTACAAAAGTTACAAATTCTTATAAACAAATGGTTTAAATACACTTGAAGTCTTATAGGCCTTAAAgcaaaaagcaaatgaaaaactttcactctattaaggTTAAAGTTCATAATTACTCCACAACGTGGTTCTTGGTGAACTATTATCCCACTCAAATTTCCTGATGGATGAATAATCTGAACTGACATAGCTGCAGCAGATCCAGTGAtccttacatttgtttttgagGATAAGACagttttagccaatcagaaatgTTAGTCAGCCAGTTACAAATAGCAAAAGTGATGaagttataatttgttttatttaatttagccaACAATAAAATGCTCTTCCTATTTTCTCTCAAGTATAATTACATAATATAAGAGTTGGAGGTTTGgaatataaataaagtaattaaataaacttttctgCTAACATTAGTGATTATTATGAACCGACAATGCACGACACACATTTCTCTTGATTTGAACAAGTAACTTTTATGAAATTAAGTCAGCAATATAACGCTGTTTTAGTGGTTTTAggatattttaatgtgttttttgttgAACTATTATCACCTCTCAAATTTCGTAATGGACAAAATTTCCTGAACTGACTTTAATCTAGACTGCAGCAGATCCAGCTATCCTTGCATTTGTTTTTGAGGATAAGTCAGTTTTAGCCAATCTGAAATGTTAGTCAGCCAGttgaaaatagcaaaagtgaaaaAGTTAAAATTTGTTTCAATTAACAAGGAGCGTTTTATAATCCTTCTCTAAAGTATCTGAAAATTTTAGGATGTGTCCAGTTTATCACATATCGTTAGTTACCAAACTGACCTATTAGAATGAATAATCAAATGACGCAACATTTACAGCCCTGAGGGGGTTTTAAAAACAAACTTATTCGGGTGCGGTGTTGCCAACtaagcaattttgttgctagatttagcaacttgtTATACTATCGTAGCAACTTatttttcaaaaagcacctagcaacaaatttagccattttaaacattcatttggctacttttagcaatttttaaaaagtgactcaaaagcgcagtggctgcaggcttcactcaacacacacatatcacatTCAAGTTCAATTGCTTGCTCAGATagtttttcataactgttaattaACTGATAGTTGTTTACATGtgtaattgttggtaatttaggtagcaataaattccaatagtgctataattgttgtcactttcacaaatgtgttaatttcacaagttaaaaagtacacaagctgtgattgtttaaagaatgtaactgttcattatcagtgttatatttaaaaataaaaaatccttatCAAAAATTGTTTGGattacttttacaaatagtcaacaatatatttcatacaaatctgaatggacatatttcaaataatgcctgctgagatggccagtcaatttgagaaaacattaattattttgtgtactacataaagatgtagttttgagttgtGATTACGCAATGACATCATCACGCAAAGTAGTttgttaataagaacctatttattgtgcatctaaATGtagtgttttaatttaatataatacacaGCGCCTCAGAAAGTAGAGACAtgatgggctttttttttttattaacaacaaaTAAAGAATCATGCAGTActatacacaaaaacacatgccagagtgtatgtatatattactaTTAAAGTGATAGGATGATATAAATCATTCAGTAATTGAAAATATTATATTCCTTAAGAATATTACATGTcttctttgctttttttaataacaatgttCTCCAAACGTGTGCAGTAGTCCTAGTCTCTTGAGGGAAATGAGCAAAATTTGGCTTTGAGCCAgtccatttttttaatgtatatgaaaCTTTCCCATTATAATAAAAAGTTGTACTAGAAAGGTAAATTTTTTGCATGTATTGACATAATAAATGCAAGAGACATGATGGGCTTATGCTTGTCAAATACTACGTGATGACGTCACCGATACGCTACTTTtcgggcaggctttagctacttttcattggaaatagttggcaacactgttcGGGCGTTCAGCACATCGAAGAGAGTTGATTGAGACAGACTGGGACAACAGGTGAACACTAACCTTAAAACGAACGAAAATTAAAAGGATGGAGTAATTTGCAACGACCGAGGGGTTATGAAGTTAGTCAGCACACTGGTAAGCAAATGGTAACTTATGTAGAATGGGGCTCTCCATtcttgaatgaatgtttatgatgTTTATGCGGTTCTAGATGTGTTCAGGTGCAGGGCGCGGTTTGGCTTACTAAGCGTAGACTTGTAAATTACGTTGTTATTAAAGATTATGTTTCCGATTTTATACTGAATTTAACTGAAATAcatgtataaatgttaataatgacGCTGCACTATTTGATCAGCTGACAGGTGACGTGCCTGTGGCGGGCCGCGGGTTTTAAGCTAGCAGTAGGTTTTTACACAGGCGTGGAATAAACCGTATAAAGTTAAATGCTGTTTGCCTGTTATCGATTTTATGACATTTTGGTAATTTCACCTAAACATTCTAACATTTTAAAGAGTCTTTATTTCTGCTGTAGGAAACAAAGCTATATTTGACCGACCTTTAATAAAACACAGAGCAAAAATCATACAATCACACCGACCTGCCAACAATAAAATGCTCTTCTTATTTTCTGTCAGTGTAActacattttatatgaatttgatgtttagaatttaaataaagtaataaaacaaaCTTTTCTACTAACATTTAGTTAATATTATGAACCAACAATGCACAACCATAGACAGCACAGCACTCATTTCTCTGGATTTTAACATTCTTCGTAACAAGaattttattaatgaataattattatttttatacatttttgaatttgttttattattatattaattttttatttatttaataataatattacacatttattattcgaatgatgataaaaaatatatgtatgtgtgtatatgtatgtgtacgtgtgtgtgtgtgtgtgtgtgtgtgtgtgtgtcagcaataTAACCCCGTTCTAGTAGTTTTgggatattttaataataaaaataaaaaacatttttaccttaaatatattttcaattttttttaattgttgcttaAATTTAATGACAATTAGCAGAATAAAGTAtctataaaaatgtaatcaataaaACCTTTATGCTAAAAGTGCATCTTCATTTGGAAGCACAGACATGCACACCTCCCACCCCAGGATGACACTTTACATGCTAATCATTCATGCATTCGCCACATTTCATTCAGAGGAAGCATTAGTAAGCACGTTTTCCTCTCCTCTGTAATCACACCTCCTCTCCACCCACAGTCGGTCAGACActtaattatacacacacacactctattgAGAAGCAAAGAAGGATGCTTCTCTAGACATGAAATTACTGTAGTGTGCAGAGCAAGCACAATCTGACAGTATGAGTAACCCGCTCCTCCTCTGGGTATATTAGTTCTGTCACGCACTGATGATCTATCTTCACCATTACTGATAGGAGGACTGGTTTTGCTGATTTATTGTCTAGAATcctgaatgtgtttctgtaattCATGTTAGCCACCACAAAGAGCTGGAGATTGGGTTTATAAATGAAGTGCTGAGTCATGGCATTTGTCTTTGCTTTTTGTGTGCAGCAGAATTATTCTCAATTGCAAAGCGAGCGCTAACAATAAGCAGCAGTGTTCAAAAATTACCCTCTGTGCATGTTTTGTGCTATTATAAATCATATTCTGTTTCAGAATGATAAATGGTTGTGTTGAGTCAGTTCTTCAGTTTACGCTTTGGGTGCTTTATTTTGCCAGGCTGTTGTGATTCGATGAATAATATATGAGGCAGATAGTGACGTATGAAAATGAACGAACAGGATTCCTCCGAGCGCTGTATGGGTGGATTTGGTGACTCACTCTGGCGCATGGTGACGTCTGTGTTGCTCCAGAATTGCATGGTATGTGTGCGTGTGGGTGATGCTGAGATCTTGCTGTTCATAAGACAAGTTCAAGTGGTGCCGGACTCATGGTTCTTTACCATCTGTTCTACACTGCATTACTGCACCAGTTGAAGGATTTCCAGCATAAGCTACTACTGCAGATTCCAAGCAAAGTGTGTTATATAAGTTTGTGTTGTGTGACTTTAGacaaaatgcatttatatttaatatatataaatatattatagatagatagaaagatagatagatagatagatagatctttctatctagatagatagatagatagatagatagatagatagatagatagatagatctttctatatagatagatagatagatagatagatagatagatagatagatagatagatagatagatctttctatctagatagatagatagatagatagatctttctatctagatagatagatagatagatagatctttctatctagatagatagatagatagatagatagatagatagatagatagatagatagatagatagatagatagatctttctatctagatagatagatagatagatagatagatagatagatagatagatagatagatagatagatagatctttctatctagatagatagatagatctttctatctagatagatagatagatagatagatagatagatctttctatctagatagatagatagatctttctatctagatagatagatagatagatagatagatagatctttctatctagatagatagatagatagatagatagatagatagatagatagatagatagatagattgatctttctatctagatagatagatagatagatagatagatagatagatagatagatagatagatctttctagatagatagatagatagatagatagatagatagatctttctagatagatagatagatagatagatagatagatagatagatctttctatctagatagatagatagatagatctttctttctagatagatagatagatagatagatagatagatagatagatagatctttctatctagatagatagatagatagatctttctatctagatagatagatagatagatagatagatagatagatagatagatctttctagatagatagatagatagatagatagatagatagatctttctatctagatagatagatagatagatagatagatagatagatagatagatagatagatctttctatctagatagatagatagatagatagatagatagatctttctatctagatagatagatagatagatagatagatagatagatagatagatagatagatagatagatctttctatctagatagatagatagatagatctttctatgtagatagatagatagatagatagatagatagatagatagatagatagatagatagatagatctttctatatagatagatagatagatagatagagatatacatag encodes the following:
- the pcsk1nl gene encoding proprotein convertase subtilisin/kexin type 1 inhibitor, like, with the protein product MSGLLSSSLLFFLSLTLFQIHTPEAKPLSAMHGGIRSYDVPVRLRRELRDSVPYEAQMISYPSADYKSRSNDLYYPPDVLRAQGLGQALQRLVESDQRREQEAAYLASMLRLLNEAQGTGQGRAGDQEEDGGDFQGPYPPDYDETEQAVSMAKPQASWQGLLDPQLTQALLNRYKQERLVQAGLATAANRIPDREQDKDQEMLRYLVEKILSSLASGGNQGSSSNPRAKRDLSAVSSIERPIKPALKRSRRSLDSAPGPQPEASLLRVKRLDDDDVDEDALAGQSNRTPHIGLQRMKRIDTDLPPPKKHSRKRRALSYDPALIAQHILQYLPG